One segment of Salvelinus alpinus chromosome 1, SLU_Salpinus.1, whole genome shotgun sequence DNA contains the following:
- the LOC139567980 gene encoding interferon a3-like → MGSISFWMCLVMTICTWNKTIGCTWTKTLPRSPSMFQVFSNNTITMLQKMGHEVSREPQITFPDKQYRQVNNFKADEQMAFISHTLNAIKKLYSSGKYESTAWDQKGVDKFMNDLYRQTSELDQCVKAMKTRQSKSVKRVNKKMILHFKFLKNYLKREDYSASGWEDIRTVVLAHLQRLDTTLSSQ, encoded by the exons ATGGGTTCAATCAGCTTTTGGATGTGCTTGGTCATGACGATTTGCACCTGGAATAAAACCATCGGATGCACTTGGACGAAGACACTGCCTCGGTCTCCGAGCATGTTCCAAGTGTTCAGCAACAACACCATAACGATGCTTCAGAAAATG GGTCATGAAGTCTCTCGAGAACCTCAGATCACTTTCCCTGACAAACAATACAGACAAGTCAATAATTTCAAG GCTGACGAACAGATGGCCTTCATTTCGCATACTCTGAACGCCATAAAGAAATTGTACAGCAGTGGTAAATATGAGTCCACCGCCTGGGACCAGAAAGGAGTTGACAAGTTTATGAATGACCTCTATCGCCAGACCTCGGAGCTGGACCAATGC GTAAAGGCTATGAAAACTAGACAATCAAAATCTGTCAAAAGAGTGAACAAAAAGATGATCCTTCACTTCAAGTTCCTGAAGAATTACTTGAAACGCGAG GATTACAGCGCAAGCGGCTGGGAAGACATAAGGACAGTGGTGCTGGCACACCTACAAAGACTAGACACAACATTAAGTAGCCAATGA
- the LOC139580540 gene encoding interferon a3-like isoform X1 → MYTMQSWTCIFLIICSMQSVSHCCDWIRHHYGHLSAEYLSLLDQMGGDITKQDAPVFFPTSLYRHIDDAEFEDKVRFLKETIYQITKLFDGNMKSVTWDKKSLDDFLNILERQLENLNSCVSPAMKPERRLKRYFKKLNKKVLRKMNYSAQAWELIRKETKRHLQRLDILAAQMY, encoded by the exons ATGTATACAATGCAGAGTTGGACGTGTATTTTTCTTATTATTTGCAGTATGCAGAGCGTGAGTCATTGCTGTGACTGGATACGACACCACTACGGCCACTTGAGCGCAGAATACCTTTCACTGCTGGACCAGATG GGAGGAGATATCACAAAGCAGGATGCCCCAGTCTTTTTCCCAACATCACTTTACAGACACATAGATGATGCTGAG TTTGAGGACAAAGTCAGATTCCTGAAAGAGACCATCTATCAAATCACAAAACTGTTTGATGGGAATATGAAATCTGTCACATGGGACAAGAAAAGCCTGGACGATTTCCTCAACATTCTAGAACGCCAATTGGAGAACCTTAATTCCTGT GTATCACCTGCCATGAAACCTGAGAGGAGACTAAAACGGTACTTCAAGAAGTTGAATAAGAAGGTTCTCAGAAAAATG AACTACAGTGCGCAGGCGTGGGAGCTCATCAGGAAAGAGACAAAACGTCATCTGCAAAGATTGGATATCCTTGCGGCACAGATGTACTGA
- the LOC139580540 gene encoding interferon a3-like isoform X2, which translates to MQSVSHCCDWIRHHYGHLSAEYLSLLDQMGGDITKQDAPVFFPTSLYRHIDDAEFEDKVRFLKETIYQITKLFDGNMKSVTWDKKSLDDFLNILERQLENLNSCVSPAMKPERRLKRYFKKLNKKVLRKMNYSAQAWELIRKETKRHLQRLDILAAQMY; encoded by the exons ATGCAGAGCGTGAGTCATTGCTGTGACTGGATACGACACCACTACGGCCACTTGAGCGCAGAATACCTTTCACTGCTGGACCAGATG GGAGGAGATATCACAAAGCAGGATGCCCCAGTCTTTTTCCCAACATCACTTTACAGACACATAGATGATGCTGAG TTTGAGGACAAAGTCAGATTCCTGAAAGAGACCATCTATCAAATCACAAAACTGTTTGATGGGAATATGAAATCTGTCACATGGGACAAGAAAAGCCTGGACGATTTCCTCAACATTCTAGAACGCCAATTGGAGAACCTTAATTCCTGT GTATCACCTGCCATGAAACCTGAGAGGAGACTAAAACGGTACTTCAAGAAGTTGAATAAGAAGGTTCTCAGAAAAATG AACTACAGTGCGCAGGCGTGGGAGCTCATCAGGAAAGAGACAAAACGTCATCTGCAAAGATTGGATATCCTTGCGGCACAGATGTACTGA
- the LOC139567990 gene encoding interferon a3-like, whose amino-acid sequence MGSISFWMCLVMTICTWNKTIGCTWMKTLPRSPSMFQVFSNNTITMLQKMGHEVSREPQITFPDKQYRQVNNFKADEQMAFISHTLNAIKKLYSSGKYESTAWDQKGVDKFMNDLYRQTSELDQCVKAMKTRQSKSVKRVNKKMSLHFKFLKNYLKREDYSASGWEDIRTVVLAHLQRLDTTLSSQ is encoded by the exons ATGACGATTTGCACCTGGAATAAAACCATCGGATGCACTTGGATGAAGACACTGCCTCGGTCTCCGAGCATGTTCCAAGTGTTCAGCAACAACACCATAACGATGCTACAGAAAATG GGTCATGAAGTCTCTCGAGAACCTCAGATCACTTTCCCTGACAAACAATACAGACAAGTCAATAATTTCAAG GCTGACGAACAGATGGCCTTCATTTCGCATACTCTGAACGCCATAAAGAAATTGTACAGCAGTGGTAAATATGAGTCCACCGCCTGGGACCAGAAAGGAGTTGACAAGTTTATGAATGACCTCTATCGCCAGACCTCGGAGCTGGACCAATGC GTAAAGGCTATGAAAACTAGACAATCAAAATCTGTCAAAAGAGTGAACAAAAAGATGAGCCTTCACTTCAAGTTCCTGAAGAATTACTTGAAACGCGAG GATTACAGCGCAAGCGGCTGGGAAGACATAAGGACAGTGGTGCTGGCACACCTACAAAGACTAGACACAACATTAAGTAGCCAATGA